A single window of Usitatibacter rugosus DNA harbors:
- a CDS encoding epoxide hydrolase family protein, with translation MDTIASSTEIRPFTYHAPQAELDELRRRVLAARLPEQETVSDRSQGVRSATVRELAHYWAAEYDWRKVEATMNAHPQFITEIDGLDIHFIHVRSRHEKALPLLITHGWPASIVALLKVIDPLTNPTAHGGEASDAFDVIIPSLPGYGFSGKPATTGWGPARIARAWAVLMDRLGYARYVAQGGDWGAITTDLMAAQGHPGLIGMHTNLPGAVPSDVDVAAFTGSEPPPGLSEEEGLAFEQLSLTYKNVQYAFFMGARPQALSALGDSPVGLATFMLDPPLISRIFEGQAGSLTRDDILDNITLFWLTNTAVSAARLYWENKVAFFAPKNVTIPVAVSVFPDELYQAPRSWVERAYPGLVHYRKLEKGGHFPAWEQPGLFVSELRAGFNSLR, from the coding sequence ATGGACACGATTGCTTCCAGCACCGAGATCCGCCCGTTCACCTATCACGCCCCCCAGGCCGAGCTCGACGAGCTTCGCCGGCGCGTCCTTGCGGCTCGCCTGCCCGAGCAGGAGACGGTTTCCGATCGGTCGCAGGGCGTGCGGTCGGCGACCGTTCGAGAGCTCGCGCACTACTGGGCCGCGGAATACGACTGGCGCAAGGTCGAGGCCACGATGAACGCCCATCCGCAGTTCATCACCGAGATCGACGGGCTGGACATTCATTTCATCCACGTCCGCTCGAGGCACGAGAAGGCGTTGCCGCTTCTCATCACGCACGGATGGCCGGCTTCGATCGTTGCGCTGCTGAAGGTCATCGATCCCCTGACCAATCCCACCGCGCATGGGGGAGAGGCATCGGACGCGTTCGACGTGATCATTCCCTCGCTGCCGGGTTACGGGTTCTCCGGCAAGCCGGCCACGACGGGCTGGGGTCCCGCGCGGATCGCCCGAGCCTGGGCGGTGTTGATGGATCGCCTGGGATACGCGCGCTACGTGGCACAAGGCGGCGATTGGGGCGCGATCACCACGGACCTGATGGCCGCGCAGGGCCATCCGGGACTGATCGGCATGCACACCAATCTGCCTGGTGCGGTTCCGTCCGACGTGGATGTAGCGGCATTCACCGGGAGCGAGCCGCCGCCGGGACTGTCGGAAGAGGAGGGGCTTGCATTCGAGCAGCTCTCCCTCACGTACAAGAACGTCCAATACGCGTTCTTCATGGGAGCGCGACCCCAGGCGCTGAGCGCCCTGGGCGATTCGCCCGTGGGCCTGGCGACGTTCATGCTCGATCCTCCACTCATTTCGCGCATCTTCGAGGGGCAGGCCGGAAGTCTCACCCGGGACGACATCCTCGATAACATCACGCTCTTCTGGTTGACGAACACAGCGGTTTCCGCGGCGCGCCTCTACTGGGAAAACAAGGTCGCCTTCTTTGCTCCCAAGAACGTCACCATCCCGGTTGCGGTGAGCGTCTTTCCGGACGAGCTCTACCAGGCTCCGCGGAGCTGGGTTGAGCGGGCGTATCCGGGGCTCGTGCATTACAGGAAGCTGGAGAAGGGCGGACACTTCCCGGCCTGGGAACAACCGGGGCTCTTCGTGTCGGAGCTGCGCGCGGGATTCAACTCGTTGCGGTAG
- a CDS encoding response regulator yields MNETPRIRILCVDDHPVVRQGIAGLIDVQADMALVGEAANGRDAIHQFRTLKPDITLMDLQMPEMSGFDAISAILGEFPDARVVVLTTFAGDAQALRALKAGARGYLLKNMLHKELLDTIRAVYAGKKAISPEISYELAEHATDSALTPAEVRVLRLVAGGNANKEIARELHVSEETIKGQVRNILSKLGAKDRTHAAMIGFKRGILDL; encoded by the coding sequence ATGAACGAGACACCACGAATCCGCATCCTCTGCGTGGACGACCACCCGGTGGTGCGCCAGGGCATCGCGGGCTTGATCGACGTGCAGGCCGACATGGCACTCGTCGGCGAGGCGGCGAACGGCCGCGACGCCATCCACCAGTTCCGCACGCTCAAGCCGGACATCACGCTGATGGACCTGCAGATGCCGGAGATGAGCGGGTTCGACGCGATCAGCGCGATCCTGGGGGAGTTCCCGGATGCGCGCGTGGTCGTGCTGACGACCTTCGCCGGCGATGCCCAGGCGCTCCGGGCGCTCAAGGCCGGCGCGCGCGGCTACTTGCTCAAGAACATGCTGCACAAGGAGCTCCTCGACACGATTCGCGCGGTCTACGCGGGGAAGAAGGCCATCTCTCCCGAGATCTCGTACGAGCTGGCCGAGCACGCGACCGACAGTGCCTTGACGCCGGCCGAGGTTCGCGTGCTGCGCCTCGTGGCCGGCGGAAACGCCAACAAGGAGATCGCGCGCGAGCTCCACGTCAGCGAGGAAACGATCAAGGGGCAGGTGCGCAATATCCTCTCGAAGCTCGGCGCGAAAGACCGCACGCATGCGGCCATGATCGGTTTCAAGCGAGGGATCCTCGACCTCTGA
- a CDS encoding epoxide hydrolase family protein, which yields MDTTVASSTEIRPFIYHASQAELDDLRRRIQATRWPEKETVADTSQGVPLGPLQDLARYWATDYDWRKCEAKLNALPQFVTRIDGLDIHFIHVRSKHEDALPVIVSHGWPGSILEQIKLVGPLTDPTAFGGRAKDAFDVVIPSIPGYGFSGKPATTGWSHARMARAWIELMRRLGYMRYVAQGGDVGGQITDAMAVEAPAELVAIHTNFLFALPEDISNTLQAGAPPPSDLSDLERRALDKLRVFFTRNAGYAIEMATRPQTLYGHADSPVALAAWLIDHGDGDDQPAATVLAAMRTPTQGQPPERLTRDDVLDNITLYWLTNTGVSSARSYWDNKPPYFGPKKFSIPAAFTVFPGEIYQPSRRWAERGYANLSYFHEVDKGGHFAAWEEPLLFASEMRAAFKSLR from the coding sequence ATGGACACGACTGTTGCCAGCAGCACCGAGATCCGACCGTTCATCTATCACGCGTCCCAAGCCGAGCTCGATGACCTTCGACGGCGCATCCAGGCCACGCGGTGGCCGGAGAAAGAGACCGTCGCGGACACGTCGCAGGGCGTGCCGCTCGGGCCGCTCCAGGATCTCGCGCGCTACTGGGCGACGGACTATGACTGGCGCAAGTGCGAAGCGAAGCTCAATGCGCTGCCCCAGTTCGTGACCCGGATCGACGGGCTCGACATCCATTTTATCCACGTGCGTTCGAAGCACGAGGACGCGTTGCCCGTCATCGTCTCGCACGGATGGCCCGGCTCGATCCTGGAGCAGATCAAGCTCGTCGGCCCGCTCACCGACCCCACGGCCTTCGGCGGCCGAGCGAAGGATGCCTTCGATGTCGTGATCCCGTCGATTCCCGGTTATGGATTCTCGGGCAAGCCGGCGACGACCGGCTGGAGCCATGCCCGCATGGCCCGCGCCTGGATCGAGCTGATGCGCCGCCTGGGATACATGCGATACGTCGCGCAGGGCGGCGACGTCGGCGGACAGATCACGGACGCCATGGCCGTCGAAGCCCCCGCGGAGCTCGTGGCCATTCACACGAATTTCCTCTTCGCCCTCCCGGAGGACATCTCGAACACGCTCCAGGCCGGAGCGCCGCCGCCGTCCGATCTCTCCGACCTCGAGCGACGCGCGCTCGACAAGCTGAGGGTCTTCTTCACCCGAAACGCGGGGTACGCGATCGAGATGGCGACACGTCCGCAGACGCTCTACGGACACGCCGATTCGCCGGTCGCCCTCGCGGCCTGGCTGATCGATCACGGCGACGGCGACGACCAGCCGGCAGCGACGGTCCTCGCGGCGATGCGCACGCCCACGCAGGGACAACCTCCGGAGCGACTGACGCGGGATGACGTGCTCGACAACATCACCCTCTACTGGCTGACCAACACCGGGGTCTCTTCGGCCCGCAGCTACTGGGACAACAAGCCCCCGTATTTCGGCCCCAAGAAGTTCTCCATCCCCGCGGCGTTCACTGTCTTCCCCGGCGAGATCTACCAGCCCTCGCGGCGTTGGGCGGAGCGAGGCTACGCGAACCTCTCGTATTTCCACGAGGTGGACAAAGGGGGGCACTTCGCGGCGTGGGAAGAGCCGCTGCTCTTCGCATCGGAGATGCGCGCGGCGTTCAAGTCGTTGCGATAG
- the msrA gene encoding peptide-methionine (S)-S-oxide reductase MsrA — protein sequence MTEERAVLAGGCFWGVQDLIRRHDGVLSTRTGYTGGRVPNATYRNHDGHAEALEIVFDPMRISYRKLLEVFFQIHDPSTRNRQGNDVGSSYRSAIFYTSDEQRRIAEDTIADVDASGLWPGKVVTEVVPASDFWEAEPEHQDYLQRTPNGYTCHFVRPNWKLPVRAGS from the coding sequence ATGACTGAGGAACGAGCGGTCCTCGCGGGCGGCTGCTTCTGGGGCGTGCAGGACCTCATCCGCCGCCACGATGGCGTCCTGTCGACGCGCACCGGCTACACCGGTGGCCGCGTCCCGAACGCGACCTATCGCAATCACGACGGCCACGCGGAAGCACTGGAGATCGTCTTCGATCCGATGCGCATCAGCTACCGGAAGCTCCTCGAGGTCTTCTTCCAGATCCACGATCCGAGCACGCGCAATCGCCAGGGCAACGATGTCGGAAGCAGCTACCGATCGGCGATCTTCTACACCAGCGACGAGCAGCGACGGATCGCCGAAGACACGATCGCCGACGTGGATGCTTCGGGCTTGTGGCCCGGGAAGGTCGTGACGGAAGTCGTTCCGGCAAGTGACTTCTGGGAGGCGGAGCCGGAGCACCAGGACTATCTGCAGCGAACTCCCAATGGCTACACGTGCCACTTCGTCCGGCCGAATTGGAAGTTGCCGGTCCGCGCCGGGAGCTAG
- the msrB gene encoding peptide-methionine (R)-S-oxide reductase MsrB, with protein sequence MKSDKPALRTFARDEEAIRKLSSEQFRVTQQAATEHPGTGEYLSNEEPGIYVDIVSGEPLFASSDKFDSGSGWPSFTKPIEPAYVNERPDPREGGTEVRSTHGDSHLGHVFPDGPRDRGGLRYCINSASLRFIHRDDMEAEGYGAYLTQVEADHD encoded by the coding sequence ATGAAATCCGATAAACCTGCCCTTCGTACCTTTGCAAGGGATGAAGAAGCGATCCGCAAGCTGTCGTCGGAGCAGTTCCGCGTGACGCAGCAAGCCGCCACGGAACATCCCGGGACCGGAGAGTATCTGTCCAACGAGGAACCGGGCATCTACGTCGACATCGTGTCGGGCGAGCCGTTGTTCGCGTCGTCGGACAAGTTCGACTCGGGCTCGGGTTGGCCGAGCTTCACCAAGCCGATCGAGCCCGCTTATGTCAACGAGCGCCCGGATCCGCGCGAAGGCGGCACGGAAGTGCGTTCCACGCATGGCGACAGCCACCTGGGTCATGTCTTTCCGGATGGTCCGCGGGATCGCGGTGGACTGCGCTACTGCATCAACTCGGCCTCGTTGCGGTTCATTCATCGCGATGACATGGAAGCCGAAGGCTACGGGGCCTACCTGACGCAGGTGGAGGCTGACCATGACTGA
- a CDS encoding thioredoxin family protein, with protein sequence MAIGILSVVAGAVFLGARGGEVGGPTDLFNLQGGYRKAAVTSLSFDGATAWLNTPTPSGPDLRGKVVLVDFWTYSCINWRRTLPYVRAWNEKYKEQGLVVVGVHTPEFTFEKDIRNVSTAVKDMRIDYPVAMDSDYRVWNAFGNRYWPALYLVDAKGKVRYFHAGEGDYEGAERAIQQALEEAAAPAVAKGLVALRGTGVEAPANFAQLRTPETYIGYARAQNPANGLAVPNRQHLYRAPLELPLNAWALSGEWTISREFATGNAPGGTLAFEFHARDLHLVMGPSDDQVRPIRFRVRLAGRKPGADHGVDVDESGEGTVTEPRMYHLIRQSGSVADRRVEIEFLDAGVQAYVFTFG encoded by the coding sequence GTGGCAATCGGCATCTTGTCCGTGGTGGCGGGTGCGGTGTTTCTCGGGGCGCGTGGCGGCGAGGTCGGCGGACCCACGGACCTGTTCAACCTGCAGGGCGGATATCGGAAGGCCGCGGTGACCTCGCTTTCGTTCGATGGAGCGACGGCCTGGCTCAACACGCCGACGCCCTCGGGCCCCGACCTTCGCGGGAAAGTGGTGCTCGTCGACTTCTGGACTTACAGCTGCATCAACTGGCGGCGAACCCTTCCCTACGTGCGTGCATGGAACGAGAAGTACAAGGAGCAGGGGCTCGTGGTCGTCGGCGTGCACACGCCGGAGTTCACGTTCGAGAAGGACATCCGCAACGTGAGCACGGCGGTGAAAGACATGCGCATCGACTATCCGGTGGCGATGGACAGCGACTACCGGGTCTGGAATGCCTTCGGCAACCGGTATTGGCCCGCTCTCTACCTGGTGGACGCGAAAGGGAAGGTGCGTTACTTCCATGCGGGCGAGGGCGACTACGAGGGCGCGGAACGTGCCATCCAGCAGGCGCTCGAGGAAGCTGCGGCACCCGCCGTCGCTAAAGGCCTTGTCGCGCTGCGAGGTACGGGGGTCGAGGCCCCGGCAAACTTTGCCCAGCTGCGCACTCCGGAAACGTACATCGGTTACGCGCGAGCGCAGAATCCGGCGAACGGCCTGGCGGTTCCCAACCGTCAGCACCTGTATCGAGCGCCTCTCGAGCTGCCGCTCAATGCCTGGGCGCTTTCGGGCGAGTGGACGATATCGAGGGAATTCGCGACGGGGAATGCACCGGGCGGGACTCTCGCGTTTGAATTTCATGCCCGCGACCTCCATCTCGTCATGGGACCCTCGGACGATCAGGTGCGGCCGATACGGTTCCGCGTGCGCCTCGCAGGCCGCAAGCCGGGCGCCGACCACGGCGTCGATGTCGACGAGAGCGGCGAGGGGACCGTGACCGAGCCCAGGATGTATCACCTGATTCGGCAATCGGGGTCCGTCGCCGACCGGCGCGTGGAGATCGAGTTCCTCGACGCCGGTGTGCAGGCCTACGTATTCACTTTTGGATAG
- a CDS encoding YncE family protein, whose protein sequence is MRTRQWLCLFACLWLSAAAAAPIAYVPFRGGIAVFDTASNTRIWELRLPDTAPGGVAISPDGTRAYFGDAAADQVYVVDATRQSVVTRITVARGPVGLAVNPAGTRLAVGSAGTLLGAGSTLSLIDTTTNTVIATAETGLRPAAALFSADGNRIYVANGESHTITVHDAQTLQTLETIPVALGPLSLALHPAGNHLYVGHIGTLFQQVSVVSVVNLASHSVTATINAGIRPALVVLNAAGTRLYVGNVESDSISVVDTATNTVLSTIPIDQSPTGLDLTPDGTKLYVPMHTTSMAIVDLVNQRVAQRVYAEKMIVLGRFITPAPPASQGNAPSWTSGMWWNADESGWGLSVTQRGGNYFLAWYTYDATGAPKWYIASRCEAYARYCSGRLYEVTGSRFFGAPFNPSATAAKDVGYVSVSFTDADTGSLYYSMPTQSRSIDITRAPLSTGSVPGVNYTDLWWNASESGWGLSVAQQGRVMFLAWFVYDDAGKPMWYVATNCAVNAAGNGCTGALHRTTGPAFGPTFNSASVHAVQAGTVSLSFTDGNNGVLSYTVDGRTGTKAITRALF, encoded by the coding sequence ATGCGCACCCGACAATGGCTTTGCCTGTTCGCCTGCCTCTGGCTCTCGGCCGCGGCGGCCGCCCCGATCGCATACGTGCCGTTTCGCGGCGGCATCGCCGTCTTCGATACCGCCTCGAACACCCGAATCTGGGAGCTCCGGTTGCCGGACACCGCGCCGGGAGGCGTTGCCATCTCACCGGACGGCACCCGCGCCTACTTCGGAGACGCCGCCGCCGACCAGGTCTATGTGGTCGATGCGACGCGCCAGTCCGTCGTCACGCGCATCACCGTCGCGAGAGGTCCCGTGGGGCTCGCGGTCAACCCGGCGGGAACGCGCCTCGCCGTCGGCTCGGCCGGCACGCTCCTGGGTGCCGGCTCGACGCTGAGCCTGATCGACACAACGACAAACACGGTGATCGCGACCGCCGAGACGGGCTTGCGCCCCGCCGCGGCGCTCTTCAGCGCCGATGGCAACCGGATCTACGTGGCCAACGGGGAATCCCACACGATCACGGTGCACGACGCGCAGACGCTCCAGACGCTGGAGACGATTCCGGTCGCGCTGGGCCCCCTCAGCCTCGCCCTCCATCCCGCGGGCAACCATCTCTACGTCGGCCACATCGGCACCCTGTTCCAGCAGGTGTCCGTCGTGAGCGTGGTGAACCTCGCGAGCCATTCGGTCACGGCCACGATCAACGCGGGTATCCGCCCGGCGCTCGTGGTGCTGAACGCCGCCGGCACGCGGCTCTACGTCGGCAACGTGGAGAGCGATTCGATCAGCGTGGTCGACACGGCGACGAACACCGTCCTTTCGACCATTCCCATCGACCAGAGCCCCACGGGGTTGGACCTGACTCCCGACGGCACCAAGCTCTACGTGCCGATGCACACCACGAGCATGGCGATCGTGGACCTCGTGAACCAGAGGGTCGCGCAGCGCGTGTACGCGGAAAAGATGATCGTGCTCGGCCGCTTCATCACGCCCGCGCCCCCGGCCTCGCAGGGCAATGCCCCCTCCTGGACGAGCGGCATGTGGTGGAACGCGGATGAATCGGGGTGGGGCCTCAGCGTCACGCAACGCGGTGGAAACTATTTCCTCGCCTGGTACACCTACGACGCGACGGGCGCGCCCAAGTGGTACATCGCGTCACGCTGCGAAGCGTATGCGAGGTACTGCTCCGGCCGCCTCTACGAGGTCACCGGCTCGCGTTTCTTCGGCGCGCCCTTCAACCCTTCCGCCACCGCGGCAAAGGACGTGGGATACGTCAGCGTGAGCTTCACGGACGCCGATACCGGGTCCCTCTACTACTCCATGCCCACCCAGTCTCGCTCCATCGACATCACGCGCGCGCCGCTCTCGACGGGCAGCGTGCCGGGCGTGAACTACACCGATCTTTGGTGGAACGCGTCCGAGTCCGGATGGGGCCTCTCGGTCGCGCAACAAGGCCGCGTGATGTTCCTCGCGTGGTTCGTCTACGACGATGCGGGAAAGCCCATGTGGTACGTGGCTACGAATTGCGCGGTGAATGCCGCCGGCAACGGTTGCACCGGGGCGCTGCATCGCACGACGGGACCTGCCTTCGGACCGACCTTCAATTCCGCCAGCGTTCACGCCGTCCAGGCGGGTACGGTGTCGCTGTCGTTCACGGATGGCAACAACGGCGTCCTCAGCTACACCGTGGACGGGCGGACTGGCACCAAGGCGATCACGCGGGCGCTGTTCTAG
- a CDS encoding sensor histidine kinase: MIVTALRFLALLVAGMALWPVPAWALDPRLEVTQYGHSVWKGVERLGRGRIDSIAQTTDGYLWLGTSSGLIRFDGVRGVPWRPPVGTLPDNRARALLGTRDGALWIATSRGLAIWKDSQLVTPGQFDGSIVNALLEDPDGTVWVAGSTKANSALLCAFRATQPVECHGSDGRFGRVIASLYRDRDGALWIGGRDRVWKWKGQREEAYDLPHPIMALRTLTETANGAMLVGTNRALLKLANGKVEPFPLPEEIEGQGVMSLLRDREGALWLGVADFGLVHIFEDRTDVFRVAEGLSGDFVLDMFEDREGNVWISTHTALNRFREATETVYSRAQGLGGRVLSVLQAKDGVIWTSTSDGLYRLDRGRFEKVAPTRSSALFEDPLDRIWAAAPTERGYVKDGRFVPAELESGGPVDAAVQDAKGNLWFAQRRAGLLRMPASGKIERVGWPAAGEDAIVSSLAVDPSGDALWIGQASGQVSKRVDDNVQPMFSLQGTAENRRVLHLRVEPDGSVWMSSRAGLWQFRNGALRRMAIAGLPCNSTYWSLAKGDSVWVYTTCGLVELDGKDVAAWSVTADVEANKVPMQSFRDRIVMQRTRIPVGQLPQTTIFTPKAVQARDGRIWIAGIDGLYVVDPTRRKAVDVRLPVHVEKLVSDGVPYSPTQALRLPPQQRDVAIEYTALAFAAPEKLRFRHKLEGRDAEWQAVGDRRVASYTDLPPGSYRFIVSAAGENGVWSKEESAIEFAIAPAWWQTLEFRAACVAAFVLLMFGLYRLRVASLARQMNATLEARVNERLRISRDLHDTLLQSFQGLLLRFQTALQLWPSPEGRDVLVKAIDQTAAAVTEGRDAVHGLRVSATEANDLAEAIRSLAQSLATEYGPQRVTDLRVEVQGSLRALHPILRDELFRIAGEAMRNAFRHAGATRIEVETRYDERELCLRVRDNGKGMDPAVMAHGGREGHFGLHGMRERAKDIGGTLAVWSGEGTGTEVELKIPARQAYALQPPAGLAVPISLSGHGAT; encoded by the coding sequence ATGATCGTCACTGCGCTCCGGTTTCTCGCGTTGTTGGTAGCAGGCATGGCCCTGTGGCCCGTACCTGCGTGGGCGCTCGACCCGCGGCTTGAAGTGACCCAGTACGGGCACTCCGTCTGGAAGGGGGTCGAACGGCTGGGCCGCGGACGGATCGATTCGATCGCGCAGACCACCGATGGATACCTCTGGCTCGGCACGTCGTCCGGGCTCATCCGGTTCGACGGCGTTCGCGGCGTGCCGTGGAGACCACCCGTGGGCACGCTTCCGGACAACCGGGCGCGCGCGCTCCTGGGCACGAGAGACGGCGCGTTGTGGATCGCGACCTCGCGAGGTCTCGCGATATGGAAGGACTCGCAGCTCGTCACGCCCGGGCAGTTCGACGGCAGCATCGTGAACGCGCTCCTCGAAGACCCCGATGGAACGGTGTGGGTTGCCGGATCGACCAAGGCGAATTCGGCTTTGCTTTGTGCCTTCCGTGCGACGCAGCCCGTTGAGTGCCACGGTAGCGACGGTCGTTTCGGACGCGTGATCGCCTCGTTGTATCGCGACCGGGATGGAGCGCTTTGGATCGGCGGACGCGATCGAGTCTGGAAGTGGAAAGGCCAACGAGAGGAAGCGTACGACCTTCCGCACCCCATCATGGCTCTCCGGACGCTCACGGAAACCGCGAACGGCGCGATGCTCGTCGGGACCAATCGCGCGCTCCTGAAGCTCGCGAACGGCAAGGTCGAGCCGTTTCCCCTGCCCGAGGAAATCGAAGGCCAGGGTGTGATGAGCCTCCTGCGGGATCGCGAGGGGGCCCTGTGGCTCGGCGTGGCCGACTTCGGCTTGGTGCACATCTTCGAGGACCGAACGGACGTGTTCCGCGTTGCCGAGGGACTCTCCGGCGATTTCGTGCTGGACATGTTCGAGGACCGCGAGGGCAACGTCTGGATCTCCACTCACACTGCACTCAACCGCTTCCGGGAGGCAACGGAGACGGTCTATTCGCGAGCGCAGGGCCTCGGGGGACGCGTGCTCTCGGTGCTGCAGGCGAAGGATGGCGTCATCTGGACGTCGACCTCCGACGGCTTGTATCGGCTTGACCGTGGGCGCTTCGAGAAGGTCGCGCCCACGCGATCCTCGGCGCTCTTCGAGGACCCCCTCGACCGGATCTGGGCGGCCGCACCGACAGAGCGCGGATATGTGAAGGACGGGCGCTTCGTTCCCGCGGAGCTCGAGTCGGGGGGGCCCGTCGATGCGGCCGTCCAGGATGCAAAGGGCAACCTCTGGTTCGCGCAGCGCAGGGCCGGTTTGCTGCGCATGCCGGCAAGCGGAAAGATCGAGCGCGTCGGATGGCCCGCTGCGGGCGAGGATGCGATCGTGTCCAGCCTCGCGGTCGACCCGTCCGGCGACGCCTTGTGGATCGGCCAGGCATCGGGCCAGGTGTCGAAGCGGGTCGATGACAACGTCCAACCGATGTTCTCGCTGCAGGGGACGGCCGAAAACCGGCGAGTCCTTCATCTTCGCGTCGAGCCGGACGGCAGTGTGTGGATGTCCTCGCGTGCCGGCCTGTGGCAGTTCAGGAACGGGGCCTTGAGGCGAATGGCAATCGCCGGTTTGCCCTGCAACTCGACGTACTGGAGCCTGGCGAAGGGTGACTCGGTGTGGGTGTACACGACCTGCGGGCTCGTGGAGCTCGACGGGAAGGATGTCGCCGCATGGTCGGTGACGGCCGACGTGGAAGCCAACAAGGTTCCGATGCAGAGTTTTCGCGATCGCATCGTGATGCAGCGCACGCGGATCCCGGTGGGACAGCTGCCGCAGACCACGATCTTCACTCCCAAGGCGGTCCAGGCGAGAGATGGCCGTATCTGGATCGCGGGAATCGACGGTCTCTACGTCGTCGATCCGACGCGCCGCAAAGCCGTGGACGTGCGGCTGCCGGTACACGTCGAGAAGCTCGTCAGCGACGGCGTGCCCTACTCGCCGACGCAGGCGTTGCGCTTGCCGCCACAACAACGTGACGTCGCGATCGAGTACACGGCACTGGCATTCGCCGCGCCGGAGAAGCTCCGGTTTCGGCACAAGCTCGAAGGGCGCGATGCCGAATGGCAAGCGGTTGGAGATCGCCGCGTGGCTTCCTACACGGATCTTCCTCCCGGCAGCTATCGATTCATCGTGTCTGCGGCGGGCGAGAACGGCGTGTGGAGCAAGGAGGAATCCGCCATCGAGTTCGCCATCGCCCCGGCGTGGTGGCAGACCCTGGAATTCCGGGCGGCATGCGTCGCCGCATTCGTCCTGTTGATGTTCGGCCTTTACCGCCTTCGCGTGGCGAGCCTCGCGCGCCAGATGAACGCGACGCTCGAAGCGCGAGTCAACGAGCGGCTCCGCATTTCACGCGACCTGCACGACACGTTGCTGCAGAGCTTCCAGGGACTGCTGTTGCGCTTCCAGACCGCGCTGCAACTCTGGCCCAGTCCGGAGGGCCGGGATGTCCTGGTGAAGGCCATCGACCAGACCGCGGCGGCCGTGACGGAAGGCCGCGACGCCGTGCATGGGCTGCGCGTGTCGGCAACGGAGGCCAACGATCTTGCGGAGGCGATCCGTTCGCTGGCCCAGAGCCTCGCGACGGAATATGGACCGCAACGGGTGACTGACCTGCGCGTGGAAGTGCAGGGCTCGCTTCGCGCGCTCCATCCGATCCTTCGCGACGAGCTCTTCCGCATCGCTGGGGAAGCGATGCGCAACGCCTTCCGGCACGCGGGTGCAACCCGCATCGAAGTCGAGACCCGATACGACGAGCGCGAGCTTTGCCTGCGCGTGCGCGACAACGGCAAGGGCATGGATCCGGCGGTGATGGCGCATGGAGGGCGCGAAGGTCACTTCGGGCTGCACGGCATGCGCGAGCGCGCGAAAGACATCGGGGGCACGCTCGCGGTGTGGAGCGGCGAGGGCACGGGTACGGAGGTCGAGCTCAAGATCCCGGCGCGGCAGGCCTACGCACTCCAGCCGCCGGCAGGCCTCGCCGTTCCCATTTCGTTGAGCGGCCACGGGGCAACATGA